The Gossypium hirsutum isolate 1008001.06 chromosome D02, Gossypium_hirsutum_v2.1, whole genome shotgun sequence region AAGCCTGGCGGACTGTCCAAGTGAGAACAAATTTGCAGACACATGAAGCTGCGATCTGTATGGCGGGATTGAAGAAATGCGGAGTATATCTGTGGAATGTGCCTGCGGAATGTATCTGCAGTTAGAATGAAGTTGTTTTGGTGCACGCTACCTGTGATGAGTGCGTGTTTGTTTTAGGTAAAACCAATCTTGGTAGATTTTTTTACGTGTTCAGGTAATGATTGAcatatttggttaattttttttatgtatttcaaGTTTCAAGATTGTATTAGTGGGATTTGTTGAGTTCTCTTGAAAAGAAACTCATATATATTGTAAAGTTTGAAGAAAACAAAACATTGAGAGCAGACTCATTATACTGCTAATTCTCtgttttgctttctttctttgttCTTAACACCAACAAGATTTCAGAAGGAATGTGGCTGATAAGGATACTAATTTTTTCATTGATTAGCCTATGAAGATGTTTTGGAACATTTAGGCTATTATAAGCATCAGATTAGAACCTTATTCATTATGATAGATCGAAGGATGTGGAAGTAGATTGTCATTTCATAAGAGATATTGTACAATAGATAATAATGCATGCCAACATGACAGTAAATAAAATACGTTCAAACCAAAGCTCTCTCTCAAAATAAGTTTTAAAGACTTGAGGAGAATAACCCATATCTACAACCTAGATTGAAGATAAGTGTGGAAATTCTTCATTCAATTTGGCTATAAATTTGTGGTGATTATTggcattatttttcttattaataaGGAAACACTTCGGTAGCCTATTACCATCTTTGTATGACCAATATCTACAACCCTGCTTGATAGGGAGTGTAAAAGTTCTCCATTCAACTATTGGCTATAAATACGTTGTTAGTTTTGGTAGTTCTATTTTTcttgttaataaaaaaatttgggtaGCCTATTAGCAAGCTACATATGACTTGAAAGTTAGTATATCTTGGAGCTGAtgaaattcatcaaacgacataGGGTTAATGACAACATGAGTATCACTCCTAAAATATAGTGACACAAGATTATGCTTAAGAGATCCTTATGCATCAAAGACATGTTCGTAAAAACTTCCATGGTTGAAGTATTATCAAGACAAGGCATCAACATGTTTATAAAGATTAATACATTTTAAGCCTTCTAACTTACAGAAGTAATTAACCATCTCATAGGTTGAATTATTCAAGTACTTAGGATGACTTAAGTGCTTGTTTAGCGAAACTGCAGAAAATAGATTCCTTGAATGTAAGGATTTCATTAACTGATTtacaaatatttgatttattgatttatttctaGTAATTAGGAATTAGATTTCAGGCAGATTTTAGaagattttattaattattgaTCATGTAAACATTTTGTTTCCATAATTAGTCTAGGTTGAAAACTTAAAAATGTACCATCCTTTAACtcataaaaaataaagttttccattttcatcttttcttaaATGGTATTAGAGCCTATATCTGATATTCTATGATTCAGCTTTCATCATTGAATTCTTTGTTTCAGCTTTCATTGTTAAACCCTTGTTTCTGTTTCAGCTTTAATCACTAAATTTGTCTTTTTCGTCCAAAATAGATCAACATTTTATTTGTTTCTCTTCCATTACCTATTTCTTTATGATGTCTGAAATTTCCTCAAGTTGCAGTAGAGTTACCAAAACCAACCCAAACCAATTGCCTCACAATAAAAACCTTATTCCTATCCAAACAATCACCATTAGTCTCAATGAACGAAATTTCACACGATCTCAATCGCCATAAGTATATTAGGGTTGACCAGTGAAACTCCAACCCCCGAGAAGATAGATCTGACATATGTTATTTGGGATGCAAAGAATTCCATGATCGTGACTTGGTTGGTAAACTCGATGGATGAAAAAATAAGTGCAGATTACATGTATTATCCCACAGCAAAGGAACTCAAGGAAAATGTGACTTTGATCTCGACAACTATTCCCAAATTTATAATATACAACAAAAGATTGAAGAGGCCTGGCGAGGAGAACATAGCGTGATCATGCTTTCTAATGTTCCTAAGGATCTTTGGGATGATTCAGATTTAGTGAACGGTTTGGAAAGACCAAAATGACTATAATTATTGTTGGAGAATTCATGGATTCTTTAGCTGTAAATATGGTGGCGCTGTAAATCTCCTATTATTTAGCTATAATTGTTCTAGATTTGTAAGGATAGACAGATTTGTAGACATAGACTGAGTTGTAAGAATaagctgattttttttttataggaGTTTGATTTCTTTCCTAGAATAACTATTGCATCTTTTATAAATGCAGACACATAGCTAtcatttgaaataaaacacaGTAAAGAGTTCTTCATGGTATTCGAGCTAGGTATTCCAAAAAACTTCTACTTCGTTCATTAACAGTCTTTCATTACTGACACCTTAGCCTAAGAAAACTTATCAACCTTCATTATTGAAACCTTAGTCCAAATATACTGTCTTCATTGTTGAATACCACCCTGAAAATGGTTGATATCTGACATAATTCCTCAACCCTCTCGAacatagttaattaaataaggaATTACAAAATTCAAATCCCACTTATCATCTCCATGGGAAGCCTCCTCGTGCAGGTTGAGACAAGGGAGAACAGAGGCAACAAGAGGTTCTTTTTCACCAATGCTAAACATTCAAACCAAACTGAACTTGGAACTCCTTAAAGAAGAGAATAAGAGGTCACATAATCTACTTAACTCTCTTGAAAAAGCCAGTACATCATGTGTATTAACTCAAACAAGCAAGTTCCCTAATTAATGTGCTCTAATGACTAAGACTATTAACAAAAGCTCTTGGGTCCTAGACTCCAGACTGTTGATTACATGATGATTTCCCATAATTTATTTGTCACTTTTACTCTTTGTCCTAGTAACAAAAAGTTTGAAATTGTAGATGGATCTCTAATCAGTTTTGCAAGCCAAGGAATTGTGGatttatttcccttcactaaaaAACGTGTTACATGTTCCCAAGTTATCCATGAACCTTATGTTTGTTCGAAAAGCAATCCAAGATCTCAATTGCTCAATGACTTTCTATCCTACTCACACtgtattttttatgatttagctACGGAGAGTATAATTGAACATGCTAAAGGAAGGGATGGATACCATATCTTAGAGGCTAAGAGTAGCAAAGGTAATCTATCCTCCTATTATTCTAAGCACACAAATTCAAAGAAAGAAATCTGGCTACACCATTACCACCTAGGACAtcctccattttctttgttgaagaAATTATTTCCTTTTCTATTCAAAACTATTGAAATAGACAGTTTACATTGTGATGTTTGTGAGTTGGCTAAACATCATCGTGTTTCATTTCAACAATAGATAATCTTTACCTTTCTCATCAATCCCCTCAGATATATGGGGATCAAGGGTTTCTAACGTGACAAGAGCGGTTTTTTACATTCGTTAAATAATGCACATGGGTAATGTGGGTTTTCTCTTAAAAACGAATCTGAGCCAAGTGACACATTTCCCTTCTCTTTTCAATCGATCAAAAACCAATTCAGATCTAGCATTGAAAATCTGAGGACCGATAACACAAGGTATTATGTATCACATTTCTCTAAAAGGGAAAGGATTATTCATTACTCACGTGTAGATACTCCTTAACAAAATGGCATTGCTAAATGCAAAAATTGACATTTACATGAAGTAACAAGGGCTCCCTTTCTTCAAATAAATGTCACTACAACCAAATGGGGATAAGTTTCAGCAGCAGCCCATTTGATAAATAAGATGCCTCCAAAAGTTCCTAATTTCAAGAGACCTATGGAAATACTTCAATCCCATTTTCCTAACACTAATATAACCACCAAACTTCCTCCAAAAATTTTAAGGTGTTTTAGGCTTGCTCATATTCACAACAAAGGGAAACTTGACCCATGAGCCCTAAAGTGCATTTTTGTAGGTACTTCTTCCACAAAGAAGTATAAATGTCGTCACCTCTGCTCACAGAATATTTTGTATCTATGGATGAAACTGCTAAAACTTAAAATCAAAGGTGGCAACGGAAAAATGAAAAAACTTTCACTGTTGTTGATAATTCAAtgagaaaaaatacataggtatTCATATACACAAAATTGAAAGAAGGAAATTAAATCCCTAAACATAAACTAATTGAAGAAACTAAATTCTTAGAAATCAGCTATACACTATCAATTATCACAATTATTAGTTGTCAATAAgtcaacactccccctcaagttggGGCATAGTTATCACAAGTCTGATTTCCGGACCAAAATATGGTATATCTTATTGCTAAGACCTTTGGTGAAGACATCAATTACCTGCTTGTCAGATGTCAAAAGAAATAAGCTCAAGAACCAGTAGTTAACCTTTCTTTGATGAAGTGACGATCAATCTCAATGTGTTTGGTTCAATAATGTTGCACTGGATTTTAGGTTATGCTGATGACAACCTTGTTGTCACAATACAAAGATAATCTGTCTTCTTTTGACAATTTTATTTCTTCCAATACTTTTCCTAACCACAAAAGCTTAAAGACTCTGAGTGATAGACCTATATTCTGCTTTTGCACTTGATCGAGCAACTACACTTCTTGCTTCAAAGTGACTAGGTTTCCTCCCACAAATCTGCAATATCTAGAGGTAGATCTCCTATCATCCAGAGATCCAACCCAATTTGCATCTATCAAGGCCTCTATCAGGAGGTGACCATGCTTGGAGAAAAAAGATCCATTCCTCTGGCAGATTTTAGATAGCACAAAATGTGAAAAACATCCTGAATAGTCTAAAAATAATGACACCATAGCACCGAAGTCTGGTGAGTCACCTTGGGAAGCTATGGCTAGTTATGCTGAGCATTTGTTGTCAAAACCTTCAATGAAGGATAAGCCAGTCATTTTGACCCTGAGATCACCAAGGCTGTTTGCACTGAAATTCGAAAGGCTGGTAACCTAGGTTTGAGCGTAGAAGATGTATATAGTCTTGTCAGAATGCCAGGAGAAAAGGCACCTGAAATTATCATTGATACACTCCAAGCATTCAGAAGAATAACAGAAAGTTTAGTAAGGTGCTGATAACCTTGACGAAGAAATCTATGCAATAAAATTGCATGCGACTACAAAGTTAGGAGAAGGAAAACATGGAAACCAAAATAATGCTTTAATTTTTATCTGTGGAACAGCTTGCCAAACCATCGATATGAACCAAGACAATTACATGAACAAAAGACTGCAAAGAGCTGATCTAGAAATTTATGATTAAGTACAGAAAGTTTTCTCAACGAAGTCAAGTTTTCCAAGCTAGAAAGAATAATGTAAGAGcttgtatttttattataatattttattatttcagttttattttataatatttattttaagtaatatatattATAGACGGCTAGTGCTATTAGCTATGTTAACGGGACTCAGGGCACAGGTGCCTGATATGGATAAGACTCCTAGTGTTGGACACGGTAATTCTCGAAATTTCGGACACAGGGACACTGTCCACATGTTGGACACAGACACTTGGACACTTTCCAAATGTTGGGTACGGCAGTAGGACAGGGCGTCTCACATTTAAAAGGTATAATTCTTCTTTTTGGCGTCTCATAACCTAATTTATGAGATGATCCAGCCTTTGCTTTTTTTGGAAAggtgccttttttattttttatgcctTAGCTTTTGGCCCAttgtgaatttataaaatcatggGCTGGTCAGGAGTCTGGACcagcattaaaaattttataaaaaatccctaactaaaaaaACCTAGAAACTTGATTGGGGCTTTACGTatcagattttttttcttttcctcaaccaGCAATTTCTTTGTTAGAAGTCATCCACGGTCACCGCCGCCGCCTCCACTGTGTATCCTCCTCATCctgctttctttttccttttctccaGGTTTTTTCTTCTCAGTTCTCCCACCACCGCGTCCATCAATTTTCACCGGATCCAATCCATGTCCAGTGTCAGAATCCGTGTCGGATCATGTCAACACCAGTACTGCACCCCTAACTGCCGGAGGTTATTAGTTATCTTTAGGGTTTAAACCTAGGGCTAGAATAAAACTTTATTTGTAAGAAAGCCTAGTAACTGAACTTGCAAGAAGAAAGCCTATATAAATAAGTTGTAGGCTTTGCAGTCATAATATgattcttattatttttctttgaattaatatatagaaACTAGAGGTTTTTTTTAAACCCTAAGTTTTCTAGAGTTTCATCTTCTCTCTTACTACTTTGTTTAGCCCCAAATTCTTTTATTGCTGCTCATTTAGCACCTAAATCATATCATTATTTCCAcaatttcctttcctttttcaaaCTTTGTAAACTTGCATAAATAAGCTAAGCTTTGAGTTGAATATGCACAACTTTTCTTCTCCATTTCGATTTCCATTACACACAtgcatatgttatatatatatgtatatagattcAAGAATCTTACGTATGTGACCCAATAGCTTGTAGATATGGATGTTCAAAAGTTTTATCCTGTAGAAAAACAAAACGACTAGTAAGGAGAAATTAGCACCAGCAATCATAACTAAGAACACAGACTAAAATCCTTATGTTACAATAAGAGGAAAAAGACAACTAAACTCCGTCCACTATTTCTTTGATCACACAAACTCTGAAAATTATATCATTGGAAGTTGGCATAACCCCATACACTCTTAACATTTTTTCAAAGATTCCTTGAAATTTGATAATTCCTCATCCAACTCAAATACCAATTTTCAACTCATTTGTATTGCTCAATCAGGTATATGACTAAATAAGTAGAACTATAATTACTAATAGAAGAAGCCAAGAAAGACCATAAGTTAGAGCATCATAATGCTTCAATCTCCAAATCTAAATGCATACCATCATATTTATTGGCCTCCTATAGGTTGGAGACAGGTGTCTACAAGAGTAACATTCAGTGCTAGATTTAGATACCAATGGTACAAACCAGTAAAACCCTACACATCACAGTAGTGACAACTGACAACACAAAACTAAAGAACCGATAACTGCTAGCAGTGAAGTGTATTAACCAAAGTTCATGTGCAGTCTCATTTTCATAGGCATACATCACAGTAGTGACAACTGACAAAACAAAACTAAAGAACCAATAACTGCTAGCAGTAAAGTGTATGAACCAAAGTTCATGTGCAGTCTCATTTTCACAGGCATACACCAATGCATGCAtgcgcacacacacacacagactaaagggaaattaaaatgaaatcagATAACATCAGACAGTATAATTACACACCTGAAGTACATGATCTATCCGTCCTTCACTTCCAGTTAACCTCTCAATCATTAGAGAACCATATGAcgtctcttctttttcttttacattctCTTCTCCTATtgtcataaaaataaataaatgaaaggaAGAAgagtataaatgaaatatagtAGTAACATATATTAGGTCAAACTATTTTTGTTAGTGCACCGGCAACAAGTGCACCAATTAGAGCTACTTGTACACATAAAAGAGAAACTGAAATGACAAGTGATACAAAAAGTCTAAACTACCTTCTAGGTTGTCAGTGTCTCTTGATTGGCATGCTGTGAGCACTTTTGCCTGTTCAAAGCAATTCTAGAAATTACCAAATCAGAACTAATGATATAATTTAGTTATGACCCTAAGCCATGTTCCAATTGAGACTCAAGTTTCACAATACATTATAATTGTACAATCAAAAACTAAAGCAACAATTCAGCATTTTGTGTATTATGGAATATTTAAGGCAACTAAGAACTCCAATGAAACCAGTATGATCATGTATCTTTGTAGAGATTGGAACTTAAACATGACCAGATACCAAGtattaaacatgtaaattagaCTCTTGATTTTAGGTTACTAATTAAATGATCCATGTATTTCACGTTATATATGGAAATAATTTGATAATGCTTTCAAGGTTCAAATATTCATtaactattaattaaaaattcagaataaatttCTACAACATTAACAGCCAATGCTTTTGACACCGAATGAACCAAACAGGGATAAAAGCTTCATCATAACCTCATAAGGTTCAGCACTAAACTGTCAACACATGCATTTCTTCTAGCTTtggagaaaagaaagagaaaaaaacagACTGTTTTAAGTAGAATTAgcccaaaacaaaattaaacctCTGCTAACTATTACTGTTATATCATtccaaaagaaacaaacaataaGTGAATGAGAATGACTTGTACTCAAACTTGCACTCAGAAGAAACAAATTGGATTTTGACCATTACTCCTATACGTGAACGCATGTATAATTTTACCAGAATAATCAAGGAATCCACACTTAGACCAAATCCAGAACAGAGAAAATTTTGAGAAGTTCATTGCCATAGAAGTTGAAGCAATGGAACCAAATAAAGCTTGCATATATAACAAAAAGATATTAACTTGGGGAAGTTTAATTGGACTCACCCTTACAGTACTGAAATGATCCATTACTACATGAGAACGAGCAGCTAAACGTTCAGTAAATTCCTAAACAAAAAAGACAAGCATATCAAAAGCTAAACATGGGTAGGGTACATGGTGAAAGAGAAGAAAGGGGTAAACCAAGGGGTAAACCAAAACGGGTGaattcaagaaagaaagaaaaacataataagCATATATCAAAGGCCTTACTTGAAACCCAATATGCAGCCTTTTTCCACCTTTATGATAAGGGATAATGACAGGACGTTTAGTGATGTATTCTTTACAAACAAGTGGTTCTACTCTGCATAAATTCAAAAATGCTCTGTAAAGTTTAACGACAGATTACGATCACAAATTAAGATGAAAAAATGAAACATGTccagaaagaaagaaacagatgGCAAAGGGAATAcaaattttcatttgtttttgtttttctttaggACGCTGCCTGGTTGTGGACACACAAAGATAGATACGCACATGATATCAACAAATCAAACTCAGAGCTACAGTGAGTCCATTCCTCACCCCACCCAAGACCCCTCTCCTAAAAACAAGTGGAGAAAAGATCATACACTTGTCTACACCCAACTATAGCTTCACAATTCTGCCAGTTTAGATGAGCCAAACCAAAGAAGCTCATGCCCCGCCACAAATGAACCATTTCACTTAAGATCTGATATTCTCTGCACCAATGATGAATAAAACAGTTCATTACAGGTTAACACCAACCTATATGCTACAGGATCAAATGGATGGAAAATGTTGAACATTTGACGACAAGCTGGCATCTCTTCAGATATGTTCTCCTCATCCCAATAATCTTGCCCTTTGCCTGCAACATAGAGAAAAATAGTTAGCAGTTCAAGCATGATATAAAGTACAAAGAGAACTGTTGTGACGGGGCTGGAAATCAGGAAAACTAAGGTGAGAAACATAATGTTAGAACTTGAAGATTCAACTTAAACAGAAGATATGAGGGAAGCAAAAAGTAAGAGAGAAATATAGTAGCTAATAGCACCTTATATAAGACGATAAAAATTGTGGCACACTAAAAACTGTATTAATTTAAGTAGAGCAATTAAAAACATAACTAGGACATAGCAATTTAAAAGATTAAGTGAAATGATCAACAAAAATAAAGTGAGATTATTTATCAGAAGAACCAGGCACAGCATAATAAATAGCAATATTTGAAATAAAGTGAAATCATTCATTAGAATCATGATAACTCTGTGACTTCATAAAAAATACGATAATTATCTTCCACCGGCCAATGGTATCCAACTTTTATTAAAAGTAATAATGAATAGAACACAAAAACTTTACAatgtagaaaaaggaaaattgCAAGTATGCTTAAAAGGATTTAAATGTGCCAATAGTATACACATAAAAGGCTTCCAAATTTTATCATTACCAAGTCCAATACGGATATTGCAAAGGGCAAGGAACACTCCCAAAGGTGATCCCACTGCAAAGAATGTGTCGACCtgatattataaaatttgaaCTGAATAAGTCACAAGTTCCATAAAATGTTAAATATCCACTTTTTCTTCTTCTGGGAAGGATTACCTTGGTTGTATGTTCCTATGTATCTTTCAATACTACTAAAATAACATTAGTATATCTTAAAGAGAAGGTACTCTATCACaggaaaaccaaaaaaaaaaaaaaaacattttatgaaagaaaatcaATTATATTCTTTTAATCATACCTTGAATTCAAGCTTTGTGTATCTAATATAGGGGGTATAGCTCTTTGTTGCATCCTCTAGCTTCAGTGGCAGCTTTTGATCAAACTTCTGCAACATAGGTGGTTTTTGCATAAGCATCTCCTTATTTTCTGTTATATAAGACATCAAAACTTGTATAAGATGTCCTCCATAAGAATGAACCAAATGATAATATCAAGAATAGAGATTTCCATGCACTAAAAACGAGGGGGGATCCTTCAATCAGCATACCACCTATATCCTCAGAGTTATTTGATTCCAGCTCTGCAATTTTTGCTTTTAGGGAATCGATCTGAAGCAGGGGAAACGTTCATTTAACACATTGAAATCcaaggaagcaaaagaaaaacaTCTATCGGTGGTCGCATGTGCCCAAAAAACAGTATCCATAGAAACAAGATACCCTTCCTGAATGCATAAGTATGTGTATGTTCCTATATAGGCAAATTGAAATTCTTACCTCCTCTTTAAGCATTTTGATTGTTTTATCCCTATCTCTGGCTTCTTCGTTCTCTTCCTCAGTAGCTTTCTCCCAACAACCGTCTGAGACAACAAAGTCTACTTCTGTAGTTTCCCCAGACCCACTCTCCTCCAGCCAAGGGGCTCCACTAAAATCATTAAGTGATTGATGCACGTCCTCCCTGCAACTTTTCTGCATAGGGTCCTCAGCTGCTACATCAAATTTAGTTGACACTGAGGATTTGTCTTCAACATGTCCTTCTATTACTGATGGATTTGGAAGTAGAATTTCTTCCCCAAGGCAATCGACTATGTCCTTTGTCATCATAGTTGAGTCATTTTTCTCTATATTAGCCAAAGAACTGCATTCAAAAGACTGGTCAATCATATCAGGAGAACATTCTAGATCTTTTGAGTCTTTCTCATACAGACACTGCATTGGAAAAAGGGAGGAGAGATTTTCTTGATGGCATAGGATGTCGTATGAGAGGACGCTTCCCAAAGAATGACCATATATTGAAACCTAAACAGAATTGATGCCATAATTAAAAAACATAGAGTGGAAACAATGTCAAAACAGTTATATAACTTAATGAAATACAATACATACTCATTCAACTAGACACATACCTTTCCATCATAACCAGGATTCCGTTTAAGAAACTTTAAATACAGCCTATTTAATTGGTTTGAAACCTGCAGGACGAGAATTACATATTGATTTGGTTTCAAAGTTAAATCCTTTTCAGAATGTAACAACCTTATTTCATTAAAGGGGTCCACCAAAGTTGCATGAAGTTAAGACATTCAAACATAAAACAAGccttaaaaaatcataaatgtaAGGGCCCTTAAAACTTTTATGCATCTTTACACAAAAATATGCCATAGAAACCATTAGTGTATCATTGGTAACGCAATACCTATTAACTTCCAGGAAACTAATGCACTTTCACACCCTAATATGTAAGAGCCCCCCAACCATCCTCCCTGCACATAAATAATTTGCGCTAAAATGTATAtcctataattaatatttattgttagCCTGAACCTATACCAGCTCCCTTTGTTCCTCATATATGAATACTAAACCAAATAATTTCCTGAAAATGTAAAGTAGACTTCTTACATTTTGATGCATAAAGCCTCCTCCACTTCTCTTCATAGATCATTGATTATATGCTAAAAGAGGAACTTTTATAATCTATTCCTTTT contains the following coding sequences:
- the LOC107908069 gene encoding phospholipase SGR2 isoform X5 — its product is MADSLANPSVVEANGIDEASPDLLKNTPSNIARLEDVIEHCKGRQMYLAQTRSPSDGGDVRWYFSDVPLAENELAASFPRTEIVGKSDYFRFGMRDSLAIEASFLQREEELLSIWWKEYAECSEGPRASSSFGKKLDMAEDLSSSKGSQSAQLYTFEEERVGVPVKGGLYEVDLVKRHCFPVYWNGETRRVLRGHWFARKGGMDWLPLREDVAEQLEIAYRSQVWHRRKFQPSGLFAARVDLQGSTPGLHALFTGEDDTWEAWLNVDASGFSGVISFSRNGIKLRRGYSASQSPKPTQDELRQRKEEQMDDYCSQVPVRHLVFMVHGIGQRLEKSNLVDDVGNFRHITASLAERHLTSHQRRKQRVLFIPCQWRKGLKLSGEAAVDKITLDGVRGLRVMLSATAHDVLYYMSPIYCQSIIDSVSNQLNRLYLKFLKRNPGYDGKVSIYGHSLGSVLSYDILCHQENLSSLFPMQCLYEKDSKDLECSPDMIDQSFECSSLANIEKNDSTMMTKDIVDCLGEEILLPNPSVIEGHVEDKSSVSTKFDVAAEDPMQKSCREDVHQSLNDFSGAPWLEESGSGETTEVDFVVSDGCWEKATEEENEEARDRDKTIKMLKEEIDSLKAKIAELESNNSEDIGENKEMLMQKPPMLQKFDQKLPLKLEDATKSYTPYIRYTKLEFKVDTFFAVGSPLGVFLALCNIRIGLGKGQDYWDEENISEEMPACRQMFNIFHPFDPVAYRVEPLVCKEYITKRPVIIPYHKGGKRLHIGFQEFTERLAARSHVVMDHFSTVRNCFEQAKVLTACQSRDTDNLEGEENVKEKEETSYGSLMIERLTGSEGRIDHVLQDKTFEHPYLQAIGSHTHIPQIYSAFLQSRHTDRSFMCLQICSHLDSPPGLYHMDCLHNKLLEGL
- the LOC107908069 gene encoding phospholipase SGR2 isoform X9, coding for MADSLANPSVVEANGIDEASPDLLKNTPSNIARLEDVIEHCKGRQMYLAQTRSPSDGGDVRWYFSDVPLAENELAASFPRTEIVGKSDYFRFGMRDSLAIEASFLQREEELLSIWWKEYAECSEGPRASSSFGKKLDMAEDLSSSKGSQSAQLYTFEEERVGVPVKGGLYEVDLVKRHCFPVYWNGETRRVLRGHWFARKGGMDWLPLREDVAEQLEIAYRSQVWHRRKFQPSGLFAARVDLQGSTPGLHALFTGEDDTWEAWLNVDASGFSGVISFSRNGIKLRRGYSASQSPKPTQDELRQRKEEQMDDYCSQVPVRHLVFMVHGIGQRLEKSNLVDDVGNFRHITASLAERHLTSHQRRKQRVLFIPCQWRKGLKLSGEAAVDKITLDGVRGLRVMLSATAHDVLYYMSPIYCQSIIDSVSNQLNRLYLKFLKRNPGYDGKVSIYGHSLGSVLSYDILCHQENLSSLFPMQCLYEKDSKDLECSPDMIDQSFECSSLANIEKNDSTMMTKDIVDCLGEEILLPNPSVIEGHVEDKSSVSTKFDVAAEDPMQKSCREDVHQSLNDFSGAPWLEESGSGETTEVDFVVSDGCWEKATEEENEEARDRDKTIKMLKEEIDSLKAKIAELESNNSEDIGENKEMLMQKPPMLQKFDQKLPLKLEDATKSYTPYIRYTKLEFKVDTFFAVGSPLGVFLALCNIRIGLGKGQDYWDEENISEEMPACRQMFNIFHPFDPVAYRVEPLVCKEYITKRPVIIPYHKGGKRLHIGFQEFTERLAARSHVVMDHFSTVRAKVLTACQSRDTDNLEGEENVKEKEETSYGSLMIERLTGSEGRIDHVLQDKTFEHPYLQAIGSHTHIPQIYSAFLQSRHTDRSFMCLQICSHLDSPPGLYHMDCLHNKLLEGL
- the LOC107908069 gene encoding phospholipase SGR2 isoform X6, whose translation is MADSLANPSVVEANGIDEASPDLLKNTPSNIARLEDVIEHCKGRQMYLAQTRSPSDGGDVRWYFSDVPLAENELAASFPRTEIVGKSDYFRFGMRDSLAIEASFLQREEELLSIWWKEYAECSEGPRASSSFGKKLDMAEDLSSSKGSQSAQLYTFEEERVGVPVKGGLYEVDLVKRHCFPVYWNGETRRVLRGHWFARKGGMDWLPLREDVAEQLEIAYRSQVWHRRKFQPSGLFAARVDLQGSTPGLHALFTGEDDTWEAWLNVDASGFSGVISFSRNGIKLRRGYSASQSPKPTQDELRQRKEEQMDDYCSQVPVRHLVFMVHGIGQRLEKSNLVDDVGNFRHITASLAERHLTSHQRRKQRVLFIPCQWRKGLKLSGEAAVDKITLDGVRGLRVMLSATAHDVLYYMSPIYCQSIIDSVSNQLNRLYLKFLKRNPGYDGKVSIYGHSLGSVLSYDILCHQENLSSLFPMQCLYEKDSKDLECSPDMIDQSFECSSLANIEKNDSTMMTKDIVDCLGEEILLPNPSVIEGHVEDKSSVSTKFDVAAEDPMQKSCREDVHQSLNDFSGAPWLEESGSGETTEVDFVVSDGCWEKATEEENEEARDRDKTIKMLKEEIDSLKAKIAELESNNSEDIENKEMLMQKPPMLQKFDQKLPLKLEDATKSYTPYIRYTKLEFKVDTFFAVGSPLGVFLALCNIRIGLGKGQDYWDEENISEEMPACRQMFNIFHPFDPVAYRVEPLVCKEYITKRPVIIPYHKGGKRLHIGFQEFTERLAARSHVVMDHFSTVRNCFEQAKVLTACQSRDTDNLEGEENVKEKEETSYGSLMIERLTGSEGRIDHVLQDKTFEHPYLQAIGSHTHIPQIYSAFLQSRHTDRSFMCLQICSHLDSPPGLYHMDCLHNKLLEGL
- the LOC107908069 gene encoding phospholipase SGR2 isoform X8 — its product is MADSLANPSVVEANGIDEASPDLLKNTPSNIARLEDVIEHCKGRQMYLAQTRSPSDGGDVRWYFSDVPLAENELAASFPRTEIVGKSDYFRFGMRDSLAIEASFLQREEELLSIWWKEYAECSEGPRASSSFGKKLDMAEDLSSSKGSQSAQLYTFEEERVGVPVKGGLYEVDLVKRHCFPVYWNGETRRVLRGHWFARKGGMDWLPLREDVAEQLEIAYRSQVWHRRKFQPSGLFAARVDLQGSTPGLHALFTGEDDTWEAWLNVDASGFSGVISFSRNGIKLRRGYSASQSPKPTQDELRQRKEEQMDDYCSQVPVRHLVFMVHGIGQRLEKSNLVDDVGNFRHITASLAERHLTSHQRRKQRVLFIPCQWRKGLKLSGEAAVDKITLDGVRGLRVMLSATAHDVLYYMSPIYCQSIIDSVSNQLNRLYLKFLKRNPGYDGKVSIYGHSLGSVLSYDILCHQENLSSLFPMQCLYEKDSKDLECSPDMIDQSFECSSLANIEKNDSTMMTKDIVDCLGEEILLPNPSVIEGHVEDKSSVSTKFDVAAEDPMQKSCREDVHQSLNDFSGAPWLEESGSGETTEVDFVVSDGCWEKATEEENEEARDRDKTIKMLKEEIDSLKAKIAELESNNSEDIGENKEMLMQKPPMLQKFDQKLPLKLEDATKSYTPYIRYTKLEFKVDTFFAVGSPLGVFLALCNIRIGLGKGQDYWDEENISEEMPACRQMFNIFHPFDPVAYRVEPLVCKEYITKRPVIIPYHKGGKRLHIGFQEFTERLAARSHVVMDHFSTVRNCFEQAKVLTACQSRDTDNLEGEENVKEKEETSYGSLMIERLTGSEGRIDHVLQDKTFEHPYLQAIGSHTVSMIISGAFSPGILTRLYTSSTLKPRLPAFRISVQTALVISGSK